ACTGCGGGTAACACTTCCCATTCTCATGCCGTACGTCGTTGCTCAGCCCTGCATCAATTGCAAGTACACCGACTGCGTCGAAGTCTGCCCGGTGGACTGCTTCTACGAGGGGCCCAACTTCCTGGCGATCCACCCGGACGAGTGCATCGACTGCAACGCCTGCGTCCCGACGTGTCCCATCGAGGCGATCTATGCCGACGACGAACTGCCCGGCGAGTGGGAGCACTACGCCGAGTGGAACGCCTACCTCGCCGACCAGTGGCAGCAACTCGGCTACAACATCACCGAGAAGAAGGACGAGCTGGAGACGGCCGACGAGTACGCGGCCGAGCCGCAGTGGAGCAGCAAGTCCGAGGAAGACATCCTGACGTGGGAAGGCGCGGAGTAGCCCTCGCCCGAGACCGCTGTTACGGTCGTGTTCAGTGCGACTACCGACCACGGCTGCGGGCGCACGCTGGAACAGCACCGGGTCACCGCACGAGTGTGATCCGCTGCGTCTGCGCTTGCCCGCCCGCCACGAGCCGGACGACGTAGACCCCGCTCGGCAAACTGCCCGCGCCGAACTGAGCCGCGTGCGCGCCCGCTTCTCGGGTCTCGTCGATCAGCACCGCCACGCGGCGGCCGAGGGCGTCGTAGACCGTCAGGCGCACCGGCCCGCGCTCGGCGAGGCGGTAGGGGATCTCCGTCCGGGCGCGGAACGGGTTGGGGAAGCTCGGCAGCAGGCCAACGTCTTCTACAGTGCGCGCTGCCTCGGGCGCGCGGAGGTCGTGGACGGTGCCCGGCGCGAGGCGCTGGCCGTCGGCACCGAAGGCTAGCCACGCGTCGTCGGTGCCGAGTGCACCGCCGGTGACGGCCGCGCCGAAGCTGT
This DNA window, taken from Bacteroidota bacterium, encodes the following:
- the fdxA gene encoding ferredoxin FdxA, which codes for MPYVVAQPCINCKYTDCVEVCPVDCFYEGPNFLAIHPDECIDCNACVPTCPIEAIYADDELPGEWEHYAEWNAYLADQWQQLGYNITEKKDELETADEYAAEPQWSSKSEEDILTWEGAE